In Aspergillus luchuensis IFO 4308 DNA, chromosome 1, nearly complete sequence, the following are encoded in one genomic region:
- the MRM2 gene encoding RlmE family RNA methyltransferase (COG:A;~EggNog:ENOG410PH9V;~InterPro:IPR015507,IPR002877,IPR029063;~PFAM:PF01728;~go_function: GO:0008168 - methyltransferase activity [Evidence IEA];~go_process: GO:0001510 - RNA methylation [Evidence IEA];~go_process: GO:0032259 - methylation [Evidence IEA]), with product MMNGSNTESRPIYHFRGSAPASFRTSLIFIPSNFANVATMLLVPSVKCSPATQGIGLLSFQILKRFSSSKRWQARQLKDRFTREAAVQGLKSRAAFKLLQIDEKYHIFESGQTVVDLGYAPGSWSQVAVARTQPHGRVLGVDIIPAQPPKGVSTIQGNFLDPNIQAYVREFVRDANRGRPNPPSTILDADYDDTQLKSEENASSDKQTDPKQGDCKYSVDVVLSDMSAPWFQTTGFGKRSLSDPYNRMMNTSGISFKDHAGSMDLCHAALQFSQEVLRTGGHFVCKFYQGAEDKALEEQLRELFRKVHRLKPESSRNESKESFFIGLSRK from the exons ATGATGAATGGCAGTAACACCGAGTCCCGCCCAATCTACCACTTCCGCGGGAGCGCTCCGGCATCCTTCCGCACATCACTCATTTTTATTCCATCCAACTTTGCCAATGTTGCAACCATGCTACTCGTTCCATCTGTTAAGTGTTCGCCTGCAACACAGGGCATTGGCCTCCTTAGTTTTCAGATCCTGAAGCGATTTTCATCCTCAAAACGATGGCAAGCCCGTCAGCTCAAGGACCGTTTCACAAGGGAAGCAGCAGTGCAGGGCCTGAAAAGCCGCGCGGCTTTCAAGCTCCTTCAA ATAGACGAGAAATACCACATATTTGAGAGCGGACAAACGGTTGTTGATTTA GGTTATGCTCCTGGCTCTTGGTCCCAA GTAGCAGTAGCTAGAACGCAACCACACGGCCGCGTCCTCGGCGTGGACATTATCCCGGCCCAGCCCCCTAAAGGAGTATCTACGATTCAAGGCAACTTCCTCGACCCGAATATACAGGCCTATGTTCGAGAATTTGTGCGCGACGCCAATAGGGGTAGGCCAAACCCTCCAAGTACGATCTTGGATGCCGATTACGATGACACACAGCTCAAATCGGAGGAGAACGCGAGCTCTGATAAGCAAACAGATCCCAAACAAGGGGATTGCAAATACTCGGTAGATGTTGTCCTAAGCGATATGTCCGCTCCCTGGTTCCAAACGACAGGGTTTGGGAAAAGAAGTCTAAGTGATCCGTATAACAGGATGATGAACACAAGCGGCATTAGTTTCAAAGACCATGCAGGTAGTATG GATCTTTGCCACGCAGCTTTGCAGTTCAGCCAAGAAGTTCTCCGCACTGGAGGGCATTTCGTCTGCAAATTCTACCAAGGAGCCGAAGATAAGGCCCTGGAGGAACAGCTCAGGGAACTATTTCGGAAAGTCCATCGCCTTAAACCGGAATCGTCGCGCAAT GAATCCAAAGAATCTTTTTTCATTGGTCTCAGTCGAAAATAG
- the RFT1 gene encoding oligosaccharide translocation protein Rft1 (COG:D;~EggNog:ENOG410PFSS;~InterPro:IPR007594;~PFAM:PF04506;~TransMembrane:14 (i12-32o44-66i117-137o149-173i185-206o218-240i261-283o303-321i359-378o398-419i431-449o461-479i500-520o526-543i);~go_component: GO:0016021 - integral component of membrane [Evidence IEA];~go_process: GO:0006488 - dolichol-linked oligosaccharide biosynthetic process [Evidence IEA]), which translates to MSGVDENVSAMLASSASGTTMMIIVQLASRIFTFTANQLVLRSLPPAIMGVASQLELYFISILFFSRESIRMAIQRQPLQLKPLTMYSHKDSTGTSPKKSNDVSEARTIASQSVVNMSYLSLALGFLFALAFAASYVQLASREVSELPYYYASVIITSIASLMELSTEPFFTVVQQYMLHRQRAVVEMSAAFVKSLTTCLACAWASRAGHSIGVLPFSIGYFCYSSTLICGYMLALSGVTDAQKFSMLPTKIKSRDRSEYFMGRFSWPMIGLSTNVFFQSVIKHLLTQGDSMMLATMTSLEDQGIYALASNYGGLLARVFFQPIEESSRTLFSSLLNSGGSGHLRVKNIDAAKTQLTEVLHAYSLMAIVGFPLGPVLAPQLLRLLGGRIWASPKISSLLSLYCYYIPFLAFNGISEAFVSSAANSTELRRQAVWMGVFSACFASAAYLFLKVGALGAHGMVYANIVNMAVRIVWSFSFIRKFMSRHGSGMAIAEFSPRPLTCIASVTMSIVLTSKGLYALDIYSTRDALILGAMYILIVSYLERKSLFIYYTKARELVKSKTSRTPKSKGE; encoded by the exons ATGTCAGGAGTAGATGAGAATGTCAGCGCAATGCTGGCATCATCAGCATCtgggacgacgatgatgattatcGTTCAACTGGCCTCGAGGATTTTCACTTTCACCGCCAATCAGTTGGTTTTGAGGAGCTTACCTCCGGCCATAATGGGTGTTGCATCCCAACTGGAGCTATACTTCATCtcgatattatttttctccaGGGAAAGTATCAGGATGGCTATACAAAGACAGCCATTGCAACTCAAGCCCCTCACCATGTATTCCCACAAGGACAGCACTGGTACATCTCCCAAAAAGAGCAATGATGTATCTGAAGCCCGAACCATAGCCTCGCAGTCAGTAGTGAACATGTCCTACTTGAGCCTTGCCTTGGGGTTCTTGTTCGCTCTGGCATTTGCTGCATCTTATGTACAGCTAGCATCGAGAGAGGTGTCAGAGTTACCCTACTACTACGCAAGCGTGATAATCACATCCATTGCATCCCTTATGGAGCTCTCCACTGAGCCCTTCTTCACTGTAGTGCAGCAATATATGCTACACAGACAACGTGCAGTGGTTGAAATGAGTGCAGCCTTTGTAAAAAGCCTTACAACCTGCCTTGCCTGTGCGTGGGCTTCCAGAGCCGGCCACAGCATTGGCGTGCTCCCATTTTCAATTGGTTATTTCTGTTATTCTTCCACTCTCATATGCGGCTATATGCTAGCCCTGTCGGGGGTTACGGACGCGCAGAAGTTTTCTATGCTTCCCACAAAGATAAAGTCAAG GGACAGATCAGAGTATTTCATGGGAAGATTCTCATGGCCGATGATAGGGCTTTCCACAAATGTGTTCTTTCAATCGGTGATAAAACATCTTCTCACCCAGGGTGATTCAATGATGCTGGCAACCATGACGAGTTTAGAAGACCAAGGCATATACGCACTAGCCTCTAATTACGGCGGTCTCCTAGCTCGCGTTTTCTTTCAGCCCATTGAAGAAAGCAGTCGAACGCTCTTTTCCTCACTGCTAAACTCTGGCGGGAGCGGACATTTACGTGTGAAAAACATCGATGCTGCTAAAACTCAGTTGACAGAAGTTCTCCATGCATATAGTCTGATGGCTATTGTGGGGTTCCCCCTTGGTCCAGTTCTGGCACCTCAATTGCTACGTCTGTTAGGCGGGCGCATCTGGGCTTCACCCAAGATCAGCAGCCTGCTTTCACTTTATTGCTACTATATACCATTTCTAGCTTTCAACGGTATAAGTGAAGCATTTGTCTCATCGGCAGCAAACTCGACAGAACTACGCAGACAAGCGGTATGGATGGGAGTGTTTTCAGCATGCTTTGCATCTGCCGCGTACTTATTCTTGAAAGTCGGCGCTCTCGGTGCCCACGGAATGGTATATGCCAATATTGTCAACATGGCAGTTCGCATCGTCTGGAGCTTTTCCTTCATTCGGAAATTCATGTCTCGACACGGAAGCGGTATGGCTATTGCCGAATTTAGCCCACGGCCGCTTACCTGTATCGCCAGTGTCACGATGTCTATAGTCCTTACCTCAAAGGGTCTATATGCTCTTGATATCTATAGCACGAGAGATGCACTGATACTTGGAGCTATGTACATTCTTATCGT GTCTTATCTCGAGAGAAAATCTTTGTTCATATATTACACAAAAGCCCGCGAGCTGGTGAAAAGCAAAACGTCCCGAACTCCAAAGTCCAAAGGCGAATGA
- a CDS encoding NAD(P)H-quinone oxidoreductase (COG:Q;~EggNog:ENOG410PFM9;~InterPro:IPR013154,IPR014189,IPR036291,IPR011032, IPR020843;~PFAM:PF00107,PF13602;~go_function: GO:0016491 - oxidoreductase activity [Evidence IEA];~go_process: GO:0055114 - oxidation-reduction process [Evidence IEA]): MGGIMRAIGIQGGKGSADALFVDQIPIPKPSPGQALVKIKAFGLNRMDLLQREGKYPLPPQAPSTMGVEFSGVIEELGENTSNGFQIGDSVFGLAYGGAYAEYIAVSTKMLIHKPSGLTWEEAAGIPETWITASQALYLIGEFSAGKSVLWHAGASSVSISGIQLAKIDKASAVYVTAGSQEKIDFCVRELGATAGYNYKSQDWASEILKETNGRGVDIIVDFVGAAHFQGNLDVAARDARIVQLGQMSGSVLPANTDISGILRKRLRFEGSTLRSRDEDYQGRLRDLLVDHALPKFNDQTFKVFIEKVFAFEEIADAHRLLESNQTKGKLICTIN; the protein is encoded by the exons ATGGGAGGCATCATGAGAGCCATTG GTATCCAAGGGGGCAAAGGAAGTGCCGATGCTTTGTTCGTTGACCAGATCCCAATACCGAAGCCTAGTCCTGGCCAGGCTTTGGTCAAGATCAAGGCATTCGGGCTGAACAGGATGGACTTGCTTCAACGCGAAGGAAaatatcctcttcctccgcaagCTCCTAGCACCATGGGGGTCGAATTTTCCGGGGTGATAGAGGAACTTGGTGAGAATACAAGCAATGGCTTTCAAATCGGCGACAGTGTTTTTGGCCTAGCCTATGGCG GGGCCTATGCGGAATACATCGCCGTGTCGACCAAGATGTTGATACACAAACCCTCGGGTTTGACAtgggaggaggctgcgggAATACCAGAG ACCTGGATAACTGCAAGCCAGGCGCTCTATCTGATTGGCGAATTCAGCGCTGGAAAGTCCGTTCTTTGGCATGCAGGGGCTTCATCCGTATCAATTTCCGGGATCCAACTTGCGAAGATCGACAAAGCATCTGCTGTCTATGTGACTGCGGGTTCGCAAGAAAAAATTGACTTCTGCGTACGTGAACTAGGGGCTACTGCTGGGTATAATTACAAGAGTCAAGACTGGGCCTCCGAGATACTGAAAGAAACGAATGGTCGTGGAGTCGACATTATTGTCGATTTTGTGGGCGCCGCACATTTTCAAGGTAATCTTGACGTGGCCGCACGGGATGCACGTATTGTCCAACTAGGACAGATGAGTGGTTCTGTCCTCCCTGCCAATACTGACATCAGTGGAATCCTAAGGAAGAGATTGAGGTTCGAAGGCAGCACTCTTCGCAGCAGGGATGAAGATTATCAGGGGAGACTACGTGATCTTCTGGTGGACCATGCTTTACCCAAGTTCAACGACCAAACATTCAAAGTCTTCATCGAGAAGGTTTTCGCATTTGAAGAAATCGCTGATGCCCATAGGTTGCTGGAGAGCAATCAAACCAAGGGAAAGCTAATTTGCACGATTAATTGA
- the ATG7 gene encoding putative autophagy ubiquitin-activating enzyme ApgG (COG:H;~EggNog:ENOG410PG9W;~InterPro:IPR035985,IPR000594,IPR042523,IPR042522, IPR032197,IPR006285;~PFAM:PF16420,PF00899;~go_component: GO:0005737 - cytoplasm [Evidence IEA];~go_function: GO:0008641 - ubiquitin-like modifier activating enzyme activity [Evidence IEA];~go_process: GO:0006914 - autophagy [Evidence IEA]) produces MSSTMRYTPFASDIEFPFYTALSSLKINHDKLDDAARKVLGLYEVRSTDLPNASCRMQIHGNALTTDETPAGFYRAEGLIKNVNTLEEYTNIDKAHILQQSAKTVWDAICDGTIYSCPSLLASFFILSYADLKKYKFHYWFAFPALHSSPSWALLERTEENANSCQTRGAVSPARGLEDAELSNLVETVKTWSYSVEDRQRGFFLARRLHGARNGTMFESNSEVTDGFTESINHDGPRWRIAPLLAYEDGFFRGARFEDCFVCFADPSNYEDAPGWMLRNLLVLVKRRWGLNKIQVLRYRDMQPHPSPGHYRSTVLTLQSDDMQAAATAESQSSTKDMPKVTGWERNPAGKLTGRFVDLTEYLDPKRLADQSVDLNLKLMKWRISPNLNLDKIKRTKCLLLGAGTLGSYVARNLMGWGVSKITFVDNGSVSFSNPVRQPLYNFVDCIDGGVKKALRASQALLEIYPGVNSTGHVLSVPMVGHPVIDAEKSRAEFDVLQRLVEEHDAIFLLMDTREARWLPTVMGKAAGKIVMNAALGFDSYVVMRHGIKAITEPSAELGCYFCNDVVAPMNSVKDQTLDQQCTVTRPGVAAIASALLVELLVSLLQHPLGAAAPAPTSRSDDRGDHPLGLVPHQVRGFLATFENISVTGRSYKHCSACSDNITRAYKEDGWSFVLRALNEPGYVEELSGLKEVHATAEASLADVEWDEDSESAEEI; encoded by the exons ATGAGCTCAACAATGCGCTACACTCCGTTCGCTTCCGATATAGAGTTCCCATTCTATACGGCTTTATCCTCACTTAAGATTAATCACGACAAGCTTGACGATGCTGCCCGTAAAGTGCTAGGTCTCTATGAGGTTCGATCTACAGACCTCCCTAATGCCTCCTGTCGAATGCAGATACATGGGAACGCCCTGACAACAGATGA GACACCGGCTGGGTTTTATCGAGCTGAAGGATTGATCAAGAATGTCAATACACTTGAGGAGTATACAAACATCGATAAGGCACATATTCTCCAGCAGTCCGCGAAAACG GTCTGGGATGCCATATGCGATGGCACTATTTATTCGTGCCCCTCTTTGCTTGCGTCATTCTTCATTTTGTCGTACGCGGATCTAAAGAAATACAAATTTCACTATTGGTTCGCATTCCCGGCACTGCACTCGAGCCCTTCCTGGGCCCTTCTTGAGAGGACCGAGGAAAATGCCAACTCCTGTCAAACTAGAGGAGCGGTGTCACCGGCTAGGGGTCTAGAAGATGCTGAATTATCAAATCTCGTGGAAACGGTCAAGACATGGAGCTACAGTGTAGAAGACCGCCAGCGAGGGTTTTTCTTGGCCAGGAGACTTCATGGTGCCAGAAATGGAACAATGTTCGAAAGCAACTCAGAAGTTACCGACGGGTTTACGGAATCAATAAATCACGATGGCCCACGGTGGAGGATTGCTCCTCTCCTAGCCTACGAGGATGGCTTTTTCAGAGGTGCGAGATTTGAAGACTGCTTCGTCTGTTTCGCTGATCCTTCAAACTATGAGGATGCACCTGGATGGATGCTGAGAAACCTTCTGGTACTTGTAAAACGACGGTGGGGACTCAATAAGATACAGGTACTGAGATACCGTGACATGCAGCCGCATCCCAGCCCCGGTCATTACAGAAGCACAGTGTTGACTCTGCAATCGGATGACATGCAAGCAGCGGCTACTGCAGAGTCGCAAAGTTCGACCAAAGACATGCCGAAGGTGACCGGCTGGGAGCGTAATCCAGCCGGTAAATTGACAGGTCGCTTCGTCGACCTCACAGAGTACTTGGATCCTAAGAG ACTAGCCGACCAGTCGGTCGATCTAAATCTAAAACTCATGAAATGGCGTATCAGCCCCAATCTTAACCTTGATAAGATCAAGCGCACCAAGTGCCTCCTATTGGGGGCAGGAACCCTCGGGAGCTATGTTGCGAGGAATTTGATG GGTTGGGGGGTGTCTAAAATCACCTTCGTGGATAATGGGTCCGTATCGTTCTCTAACCCTGTGAGGCAACCACTTTACAATTTTGTCGATTGTATAGACGGCGGGGTGAAGAAGGCTCTTCGAGCGTCTCAGGCCCTGTTGGAGATATACCCGGGAGTCAACTCTACGGGCCATGTCCTCTCTGTTCCCATGGTTGGACATCCTGTCATTGATGCTGAAAAGTCTCGGGCGGAGTTTGATGTACTCCAGAGACTTGTTGAAGAGCATGATGCCATTTTTCTCCTAATGGATACGCGCGAAGCACGCTGGCTGCCAACTGTCATGGGGAAGGCGGCTGGCAAGATAGTTATGAATGCGGCTCTCGGGTTCGATTCGTATGTGGTCATGCGGCATGGGATTAAAGCGATTACAGAGCCATCAGCAGAACTCGGGTGCTACTTTTGCAACGATGTCGTTGCACCGATGAAC TCTGTCAAAGATCAAACACTTGATCAGCAGTGCACCGTTACTCGGCCTGGTGTGGCGGCTATAGCTTCGGCTTTGCTGGTAGAGTTGCTTGtttcccttcttcaacatccccTGGGTGCTGCAGCACCGGCCCCGACCTCGCGCAGTGATGATCGAGGAGACCATCCACTGGGGCTCGTGCCACATCAAGTCAGGGGATTCCTTGCGACATTTGAAAATATTTCAGTCACAGGCAGAAGCTACAAACACTGCAGCGCTTGTTCAGATAACATCACCCGCGCTTATAAGGAGGACGGTTGGAGTTTCGTTCTGAGGGCTTTGAATGAGCCTGGATACGTTGAAGAACTGAGCGGTCTCAAGGAG GTGCATGCTACAGCAGAGGCTTCACTTGCTGATGTAGAATGGGATGAGGACTCCGAATCAGCAGAGGAGATATAA
- the dbp3 gene encoding RNA-dependent ATPase DBP3 (BUSCO:EOG092625P1;~COG:A;~EggNog:ENOG410PGQU;~InterPro:IPR027417,IPR001650,IPR014001,IPR011545, IPR000629;~PFAM:PF04851,PF00270,PF00271;~go_function: GO:0003676 - nucleic acid binding [Evidence IEA];~go_function: GO:0005524 - ATP binding [Evidence IEA]) translates to MAKRELQDKGSTEHRAKKKSRNEKHTKKAEDSKAGAQASETQNTDLKEPSPAVIEKFLEENSVKITDTLEGATKLHPITSFSHLPTCNSALYRPLESFSSPTAIQSATWPFLFAGRDVIGIAETGSGKTLGFGLPCLKNLQDSAKKGKPYKPTAVMISPTRELAMQIHDQISKFAELVDIKVACIFGGVNKDEQRQALKTAAIVVATPGRLKDLQNDGSVDLGKVKYLVLDEADRMLDKGFEQDIKDIIRPMPVSKRQTVMFTATWPPVVRDLAATFMTSPVTVTIGGEPSADPRANTRIKQVVEVVKPHEKEQRLVQLLNKYQKGPHSSDKILVFCLYKKEAVRVERLLWNKGFKVAGIHGDLGQQERFKSLDSFKKGVSTVLVATDVAARGLDIPSVKLVINVTFPLTVEDYVHRIGRTGRAGAEGHAITLFTEVDKAQSGALINVLKAANQDVPEDLLKFGATVKKKQHDAYGAFFKDVDTNKTSTKIVFDD, encoded by the exons ATGGCCAAGCGTGAACTCCAAGATAAGGGTAGCACTGAGCATAGGGCGAAAAAGAAGTCAAGAAACGAAAAGCACACAAAGAAGGCCGAGGACTCCAAGGCTGGTGCGCAGGCTTCTGAGACGCAGAACACTGACCTGAAAGAGCCTTCCCCAGCAGTCATAGAGAAATTCCTCGAAGAAAATTCCGTCAAGATCACGGATACCTTGGAGGGAGCAACGAAGCTTCATCCCATTACCTCTTTCTctcacctacctacctgcaACAGTGCACTGTACCGTCCTCTTGAGTCGTTCAGTTCCCCGACTGCTATCCAGTCAGCAACCTGGCCTTTCCTATTTGCTGGCCGTGATGTAATTGGCATCGCTGAAACCGGGAGTGGTAAGACGCTCGGCTTCGGCTTGCCCTGCCTGAAAAACTTACAAGactcggcgaagaagggaaagccTTATAAGCCGACAGCGGTGATGATTTCCCCAACGAGAGAACTTGCAATGCAAATACATGATCAGATCTCGAAGTTCGCAGAACTCGTGGATATCAAGGTAGCTTGTATCTTCGGGGGTGTGAATAAAGATGAGCAACGCCAGGCCTTGAAGACTGCTGCTATTGTCGTGGCGACACCAGGAAGATTGAAGGATCTTCAGAATGATGGCTCAGTCGATCTAGGAAAAGTCAAGTATCTTGTTCTGGATGAAGCGGATCGCATGCTGGATAAAGGTTTCGAACAGGACATCAAAGATATCATCCGCCCCATGCCGGTGTCAAAGCGTCAAACTGTTATGTTCACTGCGACCTGGCCCCCGGTCGTTAGGGACCTTGCTGCAACGTTCATGACTTCTCCTGTGACGGTCACAATTGGTGGAGAGCCTTCGGCTGATCCGCGCGCAAACACTAGAATCAAGCAAGTTGTTGAAGTGGTGAAGCCGCACGAAAAAGAACAGAGGCTTGTACAGTTATTGAACAAATATCAGAAGGGCCCACACAGCTCGGACAAGATTCTGGTTTTCTGCTTGTATAAGAAGGAGGCTGTGCGTGTTGAGAGACTTCTTTGGAATAAAGGCTTCAAGGTTGCCGGAATACACGGCGATTTGGGCCAACAAGAACGGTTCAAAAGTTTGGATTCCTTCAAAAAAGGCGTCTCAACTGTTCTTGTCGCAACTGATGTGGCAGCTCGTGGCCTCGACATACCTTCAGTCAAGCTCGTCATCAACGTTACGTTCCCCCTCACCGTTGAGGATTACGTACATCGAATTGGCCG AACTGGCCGTGCTGGAGCTGAGGGCCATGCCATCACTCTATTTACTGAGGTTGATAAAGCTCAATCCGGAGC TTTAATAAATGTTCTAAAAGCGGCTAACCAGGATGTACCCGAAGATCTTCTCAAATTCGGGGCAacggtcaagaagaagcaacatGACGCATATGGCGCTTTTTTCAAGGATGTCGACACCAATAAGACATCAACCAAGATCGTTTTTGACGACTGA
- the OST3 gene encoding OST3/OST6 family protein (BUSCO:EOG09264R0D;~COG:O;~EggNog:ENOG410PHIV;~InterPro:IPR036249,IPR021149;~PFAM:PF04756;~SECRETED:SignalP(1-21);~TransMembrane:4 (n3-14c21/22o177-197i209-228o262-280i292-312o)) has protein sequence MKLFNLLVSFLCMVTSASCGAADTDKFERYRSLSRSAPIELTDSSYEDITSKPRDYHVAVLLTAADARYGCILCREFQPEWELIARSWNKGSKPDGLQMLFGTLDFSDGKGTFQKLMLQTAPVLLVFPPTVGPFAKIDDAPLRFDFSGPISAEQLYTWMNRQLPEGPKPPLVRPINYMRLVSGITILMGAVTLFTVLSPYVLPIVRNRNLWAAFSLIAILLFTSGHMFNHIRKVPYVAGDGRGGISYFAGGFSNQFGMETQIVAAIYAVLSFATIALAMKVPRIADNKAQQVAVIIWGSVLLGMYSFLLSVFKTKNGGYPFFLPPF, from the exons ATGAAGCTCTTCAACcttcttgtctcttttctctGCATGGTCACTTCCGCTTCTTGCGGCGCCGCAGACACAGACAAATTTGAGAGATATCGTTCACTCTCTCGCTCCGCCCCAATCGAACTGACCGACTCGTCGTACGAAGACATAACATCTAAGCCTCGCGACTATCATGTTGCAGTGCTTTTGACAGCCGCAGATGCTCGCTATGGGTGTATCCTTTGTCGCGAGTTTCAACCTGAATGGGAGCTCATAGCACGAAGCTGGAACAAAGGTTCCAAGCCCGATGGACTTCAAATGCTCTTTGGGACCCTTGACTTTTCCGATGGAAAAGGCACCTTTCAGAAG TTGATGCTCCAAACTGCGCCTGTCCTCCTGGTCTTTCCTCCTACCGTTGGCCCCTTCGCCAAGATTGATGACGCACCCCTGCGATTCGACTTCAGCGG CCCGATTTCTGCTGAACAGCTATATACATGGATGAACCGTCAGCTTCCAGAGGGCCCGAAGCCGCCACTTGTTCGTCCGATCAACTACATGCGACTTGTCTCCGGCATAACCATTTTGATGGGTGCTGTGACGCTTTTCACGGTTTTGTCACCCTATGTTCTTCCCATTGTTCGCAACCGGAACTTGTGGGCTGCTTTCAGCCTGATTGCCATCCTCCTATTCACAAGTGGCCACATGTTCAATCATATTCGCAAAGTGCCATATGTTGCCGGAGACGGTAGAGGGGGTATTAGTTACTTCGCTGGTGGATTTTCAAACCAGTTCGGCATGGAAACGCAGATTGTTGCTGCCATTT ATGCCGTCCTGTCTTTTGCAACAATTGCCCTGGCAATGAAGGTGCCCCGTATCGCAGACAACAAGGCACAGCAGGTAGCTGTGATCATCTGGGGTTCCGTACTTCTTGGTATGTACAGCTTCCTTCTGAGTGTGTTCAAGACGAAGAATGGAGGATACCCGTTTTTCCTTCCGCCATTCTAA